The genome window CCAGTCTGGTGGGAAATGCCTGACCCCCTCGGAAGCGAGCCCGCAGCCGCACTGGCACGTGTGACATGGAGCCAGGGGCGAGCAAGGAGGGGCAGCAGCGTTCCCAGCGCGGTGCAAAGTGTGGGGATGAGGCGGCTGGAGAGACCTGGAGGCACCTCAGTGCTGGATCTGCTCTTCCCCATCACAAGGGACACTGTTGGAGCAGCtggaggcagggaggggaaggagggagcctCAGTCCAGCATCGCATCCAGCTGGTCGGCCAGGTCGTCAAACATGTTGCTGATGTCTTCCAGGATGTTCTTGGCTGAGTGCACGGCACTGGGGtggctgcagagggaagggaaagaggtcAAAACACAGCCCAAAGGCTTGGATGCTGACGGGGAAGGGTTGGCCATGCTGGGCCCGATGGTACATCCCTTGTACACGTACATCCCTTCACCTTGCCCTCACTGGGGGCTTCCCAATCCCCCTCGAGGgcccatccccagcatctcccTCACCTCTCCACCTCCTCCTTTGTGATCTTCTTCTCTGCCGCCTGCAGTGCAGCAGTCAGGGTGCAGTTGGTCTGCTCCAGCCGATGCTGCACCAGCTGCCCTGGGGCCGATGCCGATGGCTTCACCGACACCTTGCTGCCTGCCTCCAGTGCCCCGGCACCGGCCAGGGACCCGATCACATCTGGCACAGCCTCAGTGCCCACCCAAGGAGCCATGGCATGGCGGGAGGGCTGCAGGACCTGCTGGTAGATGGTCTTGGGCCCGGAGAACACGAGCTTGGTGGATGCCACCGAGGTGTGCTTGGCAGGGACATCTGCAAGGGAATGTACTCATGGTGTACAATGACACACATCCTCCTCACCTCCTGTACCACCCCAGGAGGAAGCATCCTGTCCCACTCCCACCTCTCATGGTCCACATACCTGAAGTAGGCGTCCTCACCACAGCAGTGccaagcagctctgtggggctgggggctttGGTTGGGCTCGGTGCCTTCTTGATCCCCTTCTCCAGAGACAAGATGCTTTTCTCTATCTCGGCAATCCTGAACTCCACGCTGTCATCATCAAACGCATCCCCAGCCAGCCCAGCCCGCGGTGCCGGTGCGGTGGGACCGGCGATGCTCACCGCCTGCGCCTGGGCGTACTGGGGCATACTGGGGCTGGTGGGTGCCTCGGCCTGCCCGGCCATGCTGAACGCCTTCAGCACCGCCTGCAGTGGCTCCCGCTCCCGGAACCGGGGCCGGCGCTTCACTGTGTCCGACTCAGTGAGGTTGAACTCCAGCACCGGCGGCTCCTTGGTGACAATGGGGGTCACCACCGGCTCCTTCCCAGTGGGGCAAGGGGACTCTGCTGGTTGGGAGCCGGGGTCTGTGTCCGCCACGGCTGCATCAGCCTTGGGGTGCCCGGTGGGCTTTGGTCGCTGTTTGATGGTCAAGTTGCCTTCCTCTGCAAAGGGGATGCACTCACTGGAGCTGTTCTGCGAGGATGGGGAGGACACCTCTGGCTTGGCCTCCTCCTCCGTGTCCGAGCAGGCGTCCTCCCGCCCTCCCTGTGTGACCACCTCCGTCATGGGAGCGCTGGGTTCGCTGAATGTCCGTCTCCGTGGCTTGCTGCTCTCAAAGGGGTCCCTGCCAGCATCagaaagcacagtgctgctgctgtcaccgCCGTTACAGGATTCACCATCCACATCTACCCTGGGGACACAGTCCTGAGCCACATGCAGTGGCTTTGGGGCCAGGAGGGGCTTGGGCGGACTCGGTGTCCCCTCCAGCGCAGCCGCCAGGCTCTTCACTGTCCTGCTGCGGCTGCTGTCACCCGCATCGGGCACGTCCTGGGGGGCCGTGGGCTGCCGCTGGGGCTCAGGGGGCTGCTCACTGTCTGTGAGGGCACTGGACACGGAGCTGAGGCGCTTGGGAGGTGGCGGGGGGGGACCCTTGCGCTTGGCCCGGATGGCAAAGGACTGGCTGCGGGTCACCTTGGCCTCTGCCTGCACACAGGAACGGGGCATCTGGCTGCGGCCCGGCCGCCGCGTCAGGGTGGCATAGGAGCCCAGTGTGCCGGTGGGAGCCGCGTCCTCCTCCTCGTGCTCCCCGTCCGACAGCGCGTACCGGTTCAGGCTGTGCGAGCGCTTCTTGGGCTTGAAGCCTTCACCCCCGTTGCGCTGCTCCCCGTGCGGCCACGCGCTGGGACACGTGGAGGGCGGCTCCGTGGGGCCGCACTGGCTGTGCAGGTAGGAGAAGGCTTTTTGGGCTGATGTCTGCAGGCTGCTCTTTTGCCCTGAGGACAAGGGATGCACCAGGGCCTTGGGCTGCTCCGCTCCAAGGAGGGAAGGGACCGCTGGGGATTTCAATGAGACGTGTGGGTACATGAAGACATACGGGGCTGCCGCCTTGCTGGGTGTCTGGGGAGGAGTACAAGGGGTGACCGCCGGGGTCCCGGTGCCTTTCTGAGCCGCCGGCCGGCTGTACTGCTCCGTGCCCTCAGGCAGGTTCCTCTCCTTGAGCGGGCTGCCCCCGCCACCGTTGGCAAAGCCATTGAGGCCTTCAGGGGAGATGAGCTTCCCATAGGGCTCAGGGCTGGCTGGGCTCTCCTTGCTGCGGGGGGGTGCGCAGGActgcccactgctgctgctgctgctctcaccgCTGCCCAGGCTCTCCTGCGAGGGGCTGGAGAGGTGCCGGGACAGGACGTGGTCCTGTGAGTGCCCCGAGCCCCGCGAGCGCACCCCAATGCTCTCCTGGCTGCGGGACATGCCCTGGCTGCTCTTGATGCCGAGGGTGTCTTGGCAGCTGTTGGACATGGCTGTCTGCAGCTCGTAGCTGAGCTCACTGTCCTGGAAGGTCGTCATTTTGGGGGTGTGCGGGGACTGGCACTCGCCGTTCTCCAGTGACTCAATGGTGACGATGTCCAGGGCACCGGGCACTTTGCGCCTGGCCAGGGTCGCTTCTGCTTGGTTGAGGCTTTTGCGCAGGTCTCGGAGCTTCTTGACGGCCAACATGATCTTCTTCTGGTGGCCTGCAGGGAGGTTGCAATGGGAAAGGGGTGTTGGGTTGGTTCTGGCCCCTGGGGCCTTTGTTTCCTGGCCAAGAGGAGTCATGGTCACACCACAAACAGGGGCAAAGGCCTCCGGGTTATCCAAACACTGCCTTTGGGAGGAGACAAACTACGGCCAGTGTCCTCATGGCTCCAGCCTGCCAAGGGAGTCCTTAGGGACAGCCAAGAACTGCCCTTTCCGAGTGCTCGGGACAGGCCTGCACCTCCCAGCCTGAGGAAGAATGGGGTGTGGGGACCTGGGTGGGAAGCTTGGCTGCCCTGGGCATGGCGGCAGGGACTCACCCAGCTTGTTGATGCCGATCTCCTGCAGATCCTCCCACGTCAGGTCCGTGACGATGGTGATGGAGTCGTAACCATTGTTCACCAGCTTTTTGTGGTACTGGGGCAGGCCGATGGCACTGAGCCAGTCCATCAGGTCAGCCTGTGAAAgagcacagagatgctgctgtgagcagaggCATGGGCAGCTCCTTCATCCTTCCCTTGACCTGGAGACTGCATTAGGGTCTAATTGCATTAACACAGCCTCTATGTACTTACAGACCCCActcctgtgctgctgtaaaAGAGCTCCGAGACCTGGGACAAGAGGGTGCTGGACCCAAGCCCCGGCACCAGGACTCACCGGGATGTAGTTGGGCAGCCACTCGGTGATGCTGAGCTGCCCGATCTCGGTGGAGATCTTCTTCCTGTGGCCTGGCTTGGTCACACCGATGGCGGTGAGATCCTAacgggagcagagcagggcagcgGTCAGCAGTGGcacccactgcagcagcctgggaggTGGGGAAGAACCCCACTTACCTCTGGGGTCATGCGGCTGATAGTGGGGACATCGTAGCCGGCGTTGAGGAAGTTGGCGGTGTAGGATTCCAGCTGGAACTCACTCAGCCAGTTGTAAATGGCTTCTGCATCCTGGGGAGAGGACAGGGCAAAGGACAGCTCATGATGCAGGGGCTGGGAGGGCCTGGGTGCTCCAGGAAATAGCTCCTTGGGCATCCCCAGTGTGCTCAAGACCCATCCCCTGTGTCCCCGGAGCAGAGAGCTGTGCTGAGACCTCCCAGCTGTGGCCCTcccacccagcacagcaggtcCCCAGTTACCttcccctccaggagctgctcaggaCGCAAGAACTGGTGGGAGAAGACCCTGTCTCCAGGGGGGCAGCCGCCGGGGGGGTGGTGGCTCTGGGTCCCTGGCACAGAGAAGACAGGGGAGCTGTCATGGGGGTACCTGAGCAGCGAGCAGCCCCCAGGGccaggggcagagctgtgcccaAGGCCCCATGGAGCTGGGACACCCCTCACCTGCTGTGGGGGTCAACTGCCCATCGCGTGGCTCTGATCCCAAGTGGTGCTGATGGAGGTTGTCATCGGTGGAGGGCAGCGGCTGGGGGAAAGGAGAGTGATGGAACAGGGAGGCTCTGTTGCACCTTCATGGGCCGAGCTGGGTCCCCACACTGAGCACAGCTTCACCCAGTAAAGGACTGGGGCTCCAGCCCGGGGGGAGCAGCACGGGGGGAGCAGGGACTGGTGCCTACCCTGGCGTTCTCA of Melopsittacus undulatus isolate bMelUnd1 chromosome 11, bMelUnd1.mat.Z, whole genome shotgun sequence contains these proteins:
- the CASKIN2 gene encoding caskin-2, translated to MGREQELIQAVKNGDIPGVQKLVAKIKASKSKLLGSAKRLNVNYQDADGFSALHHAALGGSLDLISLLLEAQATVDIKDSNGMRPLHYAAWQGRVEPVRVLLRAAASVNMASLDGQIPLHLSAQYGHYEVSEMLLQHQSNPCLINKAKKTPLDLACEFGRLKVAQLLLNSHLCVALLEGQSKDATDPNYTTPLHLAAKNGHKEIIRQLLKAGIEINKQTKTGTALHEAALYGKTEVVRLLLEGGVDVNIRNTYNQTALDIVNQFTTSHASKDIKQLLREASGILKVRALKDFWNLHDPTALNVRAGDVITVLEQHPDGRWKGHIHDPQKGTDRVGYFPPSIAEVISKRTGMVVPRVPPARQGPPAALPAPPGGLQHLPDECPHQAAPSVPAYGHLTLTRTAPGPDSSAGDRNSVGSEGSIGSIRSAGSGQSTEGTNGQSTSILIENARPLPSTDDNLHQHHLGSEPRDGQLTPTAGTQSHHPPGGCPPGDRVFSHQFLRPEQLLEGKDAEAIYNWLSEFQLESYTANFLNAGYDVPTISRMTPEDLTAIGVTKPGHRKKISTEIGQLSITEWLPNYIPADLMDWLSAIGLPQYHKKLVNNGYDSITIVTDLTWEDLQEIGINKLGHQKKIMLAVKKLRDLRKSLNQAEATLARRKVPGALDIVTIESLENGECQSPHTPKMTTFQDSELSYELQTAMSNSCQDTLGIKSSQGMSRSQESIGVRSRGSGHSQDHVLSRHLSSPSQESLGSGESSSSSSGQSCAPPRSKESPASPEPYGKLISPEGLNGFANGGGGSPLKERNLPEGTEQYSRPAAQKGTGTPAVTPCTPPQTPSKAAAPYVFMYPHVSLKSPAVPSLLGAEQPKALVHPLSSGQKSSLQTSAQKAFSYLHSQCGPTEPPSTCPSAWPHGEQRNGGEGFKPKKRSHSLNRYALSDGEHEEEDAAPTGTLGSYATLTRRPGRSQMPRSCVQAEAKVTRSQSFAIRAKRKGPPPPPPKRLSSVSSALTDSEQPPEPQRQPTAPQDVPDAGDSSRSRTVKSLAAALEGTPSPPKPLLAPKPLHVAQDCVPRVDVDGESCNGGDSSSTVLSDAGRDPFESSKPRRRTFSEPSAPMTEVVTQGGREDACSDTEEEAKPEVSSPSSQNSSSECIPFAEEGNLTIKQRPKPTGHPKADAAVADTDPGSQPAESPCPTGKEPVVTPIVTKEPPVLEFNLTESDTVKRRPRFREREPLQAVLKAFSMAGQAEAPTSPSMPQYAQAQAVSIAGPTAPAPRAGLAGDAFDDDSVEFRIAEIEKSILSLEKGIKKAPSPTKAPSPTELLGTAVVRTPTSDVPAKHTSVASTKLVFSGPKTIYQQVLQPSRHAMAPWVGTEAVPDVIGSLAGAGALEAGSKVSVKPSASAPGQLVQHRLEQTNCTLTAALQAAEKKITKEEVESHPSAVHSAKNILEDISNMFDDLADQLDAMLD